The following proteins are co-located in the Pyricularia oryzae 70-15 chromosome 1, whole genome shotgun sequence genome:
- a CDS encoding spermidine/putrescine import ATP-binding protein potA, with protein sequence MEEVKNSISTSPPSEDGHDGRMSRMGDGKISDHEGQASPSADFPPTATVVDSTGTSSSLSPADTESASSGSPPPQSETVDAATGPPMPAINEGEALSSSASNSPHGGTKNAANGISATTPSPLQPLQSNPVIPSTQSSSATLAPGTTSQGRNILSNRSSAAGAARLGVGAGLGNPKVGLGAGVLPAAEGAGVMAGAVAAGKAESGPGFQKMDHKTTFKHFLASLRIFSYSTLSDRFILTVSVIAAMCSGAAMPCMNIVFGRVFASFTGYYHQNGRTLTNEDFRNLILECVRYLVYLFVARFIFCYVAYLGFRIVSLRISATLRLQYMRAVLSMRVSALDALPPGQTAAVVTMLASTLQQGISERAAVAVQAASLVVAALAVAFSHNWELSLVTCSGVVLIAAVYAATTPLLVRAVNAVQACEVRASAAAAEAFAAVRMVAACGAEHKMARRYDGWVDRGAAEGMRLRPVLALQQAPVFFAIYATFALCFWYALKMYMEGRINTPESMIVVLLCVMMLTGSVSTLTTPIAAAARSANAAAVFYRVIDAPRPKTGGLSGPEAAPLASGDLVLTNVNFAYPTRPLTRVLANLSVRFPAGKTTAIVGPSGSGKSTVVALLERWYEMDGDPVGNIGVLWLRNGIVAAGGKPLKEIDLYWWRSQIGLVQQEPFLFNDSIFQNVAYGLVGTEWEGVGDEEKTKLVEEACREAFAEEFITRLPEGYNTPVGDAGIKLSGGQRQRLAIARAIVRRPRILILDEATSAIDPAGERVVQAALENAARGRTTIAIAHRLSTIRRADNIVVVRAGVAVEQGTHEQLMARGDGGVYFGLATAQQLGGGAAGGGDGSVGGGVELADESPEAGGQESADLRLGEEKKEVGERVAETLGHSGNPGLLRKVKKTTGAEPKKKRGLLGSFGMLLREQMGHWPWYLVMALGALGGGASPALQAWLFANLVTLFQLWGDFAKLRAAANFWCLMFVMLATGVGISYFALAWSATRLSFYIIPHYRKEYMRNMLLKPISFFDDDANSTGALAARLATDPAQLQQLLGMNMGFVAVSVLSVVGCLAISFYFGWKLTAVTVVTTLPLILGAAFFRVRYEKRLEAMGAAVFAESAKFATEGVGAFRTVSSLTLESAICQRYRLLLEKHVREALPRSAASTVLFALSDSIALLCMAFVLWYGGKLMADHEYLPFQYVVVYIAVLQGGMGAGQWLSYAPNIAQATVAANRIVDLRSTKDDDSQLSSLVRGDLGQGDKGVKLEFNNVWFRYPTRDAPVLNGLDLTVEKGQFAAVVGPSGSGKTTVISLLERFYNATTGSISYNGVEISHLCLRDYRREISLVAQEACIFDGSIRENILLGVEEDQMPAKKLEEALIQACCDAEIHDFITSLPEGYESVVGTKGVALSGGQRQRLAIARALVRNPRLLLLDEATSSLDSETEKAVQAVFEKTKGSRTMIVVAHRLATVQNADVIFVLGEGKVVEKGNHASLLKKKGVYYQMVAIQ encoded by the exons ATGGAAGAGGTCAAAAACTCGATATCAACCAGTCCACCCAGTGAAGATGGCCATGACGGTAGGATGTCACGCATGGGTGATGGCAAGATTTCGGACCACGAAGGCCAGGCATCCCCGTCTGCAGATTTCCCGCCCACAGCGACTGTAGTGGACAGCACAGGGACGTCATCATCTCTGTCACCGGCCGATACCGAGAGTGCCTCTTCAGGCAGTCCGCCACCTCAGTCAGAGACAGTGGACGCCGCTACAGGGCCGCCAATGCCGGCCATCAATGAAGGAGAGGCTCTTTCGTCATCTGCTTCGAATAGCCCTCACGGAGGAACCAAGAATGCTGCGAATGGCATATCCGCGACGACCCCATCACCACTCCAACCTCTGCAGTCCAACCCGGTAATCCCGTCGACTCAAAGCTCATCGGCAACACTGGCACCTGGTACGACGTCACAAGGACGCAATATACTCTCTAATAGATCATCTGCCGCGGGAGCTGCCCGGCTTGGCGTGGGCGCCGGTCTGGGAAACCCAAAGGTCGGCCTCGGTGCTGGCGTTTTGCCCGCTGCGGAGGGTGCTGGCGTAATGGCCGGGGCGGTTGCGGCGGGGAAAGCCGAGTCTGGGCCGGGCTTTCAGAAAATGGACCACAAGACGACTTTCAAGCACTTTCTGGCAAGTCTC AGGATATTTTCATACTCGACCCTGAGTGATCGGTTCATTCTGACCGTGTCTGTCATTGCCGCCATGTGCTCGGGGGCTGCTATGCCTTGCATGAATATAGTTTTTG GACGCGTGTTTGCCTCTTTCACGGGTTACTACCACCAGAATGGCCGTACTCTGACCAACGAGGACTTTCGCAACTTGATTCTGGAATGCGT TCGCTACCTGGTCTATCTCTTTGTCGCCCGCTTCATCTTTTGCTACGTCGCCTAC CTCGGCTTCCGCATCGTAAGCCTCCGCATATCGGCCACGCTCCGCCTGCAATACATGCGCGCCGTGCTCTCGATGCGCGTATCCGCGCTCGACGCCCTGCCGCCGGGCCAGACCGCCGCCGTGGTCACCATGCTGGCCTCGACGCTGCAGCAGGGCATCTCGGagcgcgccgccgtcgcggtGCAGGCCGCGTCGCTGGTGGTGGCCGCGCTGGCCGTCGCCTTCTCCCACAACTGGGAGCTGTCGCTCGTCACCTGCTCGGGCGTGGTGCTGATCGCCGCCGTCTACGCCGCCACGACGCCGCTGCTCGTCCGCGCCGTCAACGCCGTGCAGGcctgcgaggtgcgcgccagcgccgcggcggccgaggcgtTTGCGGCCGTCCGCATGGTGGCGGCGTGCGGCGCCGAGCACAAGATGGCGCGCCGGTACGACGGCTGGGTCGACCgcggcgccgccgagggCATGCGGCTGAGGCCCGTCTTGGCCCTGCAGCAAGCGCCGGTGTTTTTTGCCATCTATGCCACCTTTGCGCTGTGCTTTTGGTACGCGCTCAAGATGTACATGGAGGGGCGCATCAACACCCCGGAGAGCATGATTGT CGTCCTCCTCTGCGTCATGATGCTCACCGGCTCCGTCTCGACCCTCACGACCcccatcgccgccgccgcccgctcCGCCAACGCAGCCGCCGTCTTTTACCGCGTCATCGATGCCCCCCGCCCCAAGACGGGCGGCCTCTCTGGACCAGAAGCAGCCCCGCTGGCGTCCGGCGACCTCGTCCTCACAAACGTCAACTTTGCCTACCCAACGCGGCCGCTGACGAGAGTGCTCGCGAACTTGAGCGTGCGCTTCCCTGCCGGCAAGACGACGGCCATCGTGGGCCCGTCCGGGTCCGGCAAGAGCACGGTCGtggcgctgctggagcgcTGGTACGAGATGGACGGCGATCCGGTGGGCAATATCGGTGTGCTCTGGCTGAGGAACGGGATCGTGGCGGCGGGAGGGAAGCCTCTCAAGGAGATTGATCTGTATTGGTGGAGGAGTCAGATCGGGCTGGTTCAGCAGGAGCCTTTTCTGTTTAACGATTCCATCTTCCAGAACGTTGCGTACGGGCTGGTTGGGACGGAGTGGGAGGGCGTCGGCGACGAGGAAAAGACCAAGCTCGTCGAAGAGGCGTGCAGGGAGGCCTTTGCAGAGGAGTTTATCACTCGACTGCCCGAG GGCTACAACACCCCCGTCGGCGACGCGGGCATCAAGCTGAGCGGCGGCCAGCGCCAGCGCCTGGCCATCGCGCGCGCCATCGTGCGGCGGCCCCGGATCCTGATCCTCGACGAGGCCACCAGCGCCATCGACCCGGCGGGCGAGCGCGTGGTGCAGGCGGCGCTCGAGAACGCGGCGCGCGGCCGCACCACCATCGCCATCGCGCACCGGCTGTCGACCATCCGCCGGGCCGACAACATCGTCGTCGTGCGCGCCGGCGTCGCCGTCGAGCAGGGCACGCACGAGCAGCTCATGGCCcggggcgacggcggcgtctaCTTTGGGCTCGCGACGGCGCAGCAGTTGGGGGGTGGGGCTGCCGGCGGTGGCGATGGGTCGGTCGGTGGTGGCGTCGAGTTGGCTGACGAGTCTCCCGAGGCGGGTGGGCAGGAAAGCGCTGATCTGCGGTTGggagaggagaagaaggaggttGGCGAGCGTGTTGCTGAGACTTTGGGGCACTCGGGCAACCCAGGACTGCTAAGAAAGGTAAAGAAGACGACCGGGGCGgagccaaagaaaaaaagagggctGCTTGGGAGCTTTGGAATGCTGTTACGGGAGCAGATGGGTCATTGGCCATGGTACCTCGTCATGGCGCTTGGGGCCTTGGGAGGAGGAG CGAGCCCTGCACTCCAAGCCTGGCTCTTTGCGAACCTGGTCACCCTCTTTCAGCTCTGGGGTGATTTTGCCAAACTACGAGCCGCAGCGAATTTCTGGTGCCTCATGTTTGTCATGCTGGCAACCGGCGTGGGCATCAGCTACTTTGCCCTGGCATGGTCGGCAACCAGGCTGTCCTTT TACATCATCCCCCACTACCGCAAAGAGTACATGCGCAACATGCTCCTCAAGCCAATCTCCTTCTTTGACGACGACGCCAACTCGACCGGCGCGCTCGCCGCCCGCCTGGCCACGGACCCGGCCCAGCTCCAGCAGCTGCTGGGCATGAACATGGGCTTCGTCGCGGTCTCCGTCCTCTCCGTCGTCGGCTGCCTGGCCATCTCCTTCTACTTTGGCTGGAAGCTGACGGCGGTCACGGTGGTCACCACCCTGCCCCTGATCCTCGGCGCGGCCTTTTTTCGCGTGCGCTACGAGAAGCGCCTCGAGGCGATGGGCGCGGCCGTGTTTGCCGAGAGCGCCAAGTTTGCCACGGAGGGCGTCGGCGCCTTCCGGACCGTCTCGTCGTTGACGCTGGAAAGCGCCATCTGTCAGAGGTacaggctgctgctggagaagCACGTCAGGGAGGCGCTGCCGAGGAGTGCGGCTTCGACCGTGTTGTTTGCGCTGAGCGATAGCATCGCGCTGCTGTGCATGGCTTTTGTGCTGTGGTATGGCGGCAAGTTGATGGCGGACCACGAGTATCTGCCATTTCAGTATG TTGTGGTATACATTGCTGTTTTGCAG GGTGGAATGGGTGCTGGGCAATGGCTCAGTTATGCACCGA ACATCGCTCAAGCGACAGTAGCAGCAAATCGAATCGTCGACTTGAGAAGCACCAAAGACGACGACAGTCAGCTTTCGTCACTCGTCAGGGGCGATTTGGGTCAAGGAGACAAGGGTGTCAAGCTCGAGTTCAACAACGTTTGGTTCCGGTATCCGACAAGAGATGCTCCGGTGCTGAATGGTCTGGACCTCACA GTTGAAAAAGGCCAGTTTGCCGCTGTGGTCGGGCCTTCCG GGTCGGGGAAAACAACGGTCATTTCGCTGCTGGAAAG GTTCTACAACGCAACCACAGGAAGCATATCGTACAACGGCGTGGAAATATCTCATCTCTGCCTGCGAGACTACCGTAGAGAGATATCCCTCGTAGCCCAGGAGGCATGCATATTCGACGGCTCCATCAGAGAAAACATCCTGCTGGGCGTGGAAGAAGACCAGATGCCGGCCAAGAAGCTGGAAGAGGCCCTCATCCAGGCGTGCTGCGACGCTGAGATCCACGACTTTATCACCTCGCTTCCGGAAGGCTACGAGTCCGTGGTGGGCACGAAGGGCGTGGCCCTTTCCGGTGGGCAGAGGCAGAGGCTGGCCATCGCCAGGGCGCTGGTCAGGAATCCgaggctgttgctgctggacGAGGCGACCTCCAGCTTGGACTCAGAGACGGAAAAGGCTGTCCAGGCGGTCTTTGAGAAGACCAAAGGGTCGAGGACGATGATTGTGGTGGCCCATCGTCTGGCCACTGTGCAAAACGCCGATGTCATCTTTGTGCTTGGCGAGGGCAAAGTGGTCGAAAAGGGCAACCACGCATCTCTTCTCAAGAAAAAGGGAGTTTACTACCAGATG GTAGCGATCCAATGA
- a CDS encoding hydrolase, with the protein MRIACLQFAPQVGDVDNNLNRADAIISKTHPSQLEHLDLLVLPELAFTGCNFKSLNEISPFLELSGFGISSLWARTTALKHNCHVVVGYPEKVDVEPIWPTSPEYYNSCIMVDGEGETVGNYRKSFLDVDERWALEGRDGFFDEEVDGLGVIAMGICSDINPYKMEAPWASFEFSYHALDSEARLVIVTMSWPTQEDIGQYSCQPSEPDMAMVVYWTERLEPLIRAENDEETIVVFCNRTGTEGDMTYAGSSAVLGIKDGEISIYGILGRGVKELLVVDTDDPPLAKLVDSAKSTAFETTESTPSPLEQDFVALAPEPLRLTRTKSPVPSQEPLKDSSSNFLKVPKSSSDPNHAPQKSLPDPKLDAKPVVAPLHTSFSSHQTPAMPRPNSHSSQQNSPDTTNETPQTAKLEAARLTSPVDQRGPSIGMRRSAAAQCLTIDTHVDTMYRKVTKAEPASAPSRSHQPGSALSPAIRLPKSSVLISPPLPSDLSSINSPLLETPTGPSPLPDDLRPKWDFSADSSQYLAGLKPLSPSRFGRTHPTTTGFLTSPRTPETPYPELFEGTPQEDYSGVWRRRGKDSSALEAATDERPGTRSRTGSDSYRKISKAPQPFKTRDGDNESRRPTETFVGDIRHSSSTPRRSKGGGRASPRQELLKSYRNRGSDSTCIPIAASPSVFQTRFEPEDIRIPPKPQRTTPTPMSQKEKGSISVPTSPGAQLPHRVRSPPQQRALRPAPSLPQLTQKRSKSPANLEPPPDLPRRSKSPQGRSTPSHATRPDHGGSEVQKRNGAERTRNRSSTACAASGPTIPPQAAETPAQQASQITRPHTSQGTRGRVSPFPVLPRHARQASQSAAEMPSMERSSRRSRSRGEASRTTRGRSSPRAFGDGAADDDEIVVTISKVTRGCPAHSSAARGDTTGVHLAADGQMYSIAFSEGFQSLADVILPRVRDGRDVVEKRRN; encoded by the exons ATGAGGATCGCATGTCTTCAGTTCGCACCCCAGGTGGGGGATGTCGACAACAACCTGAACCGGGCCGACGCGATCATCAGCAAAACCCACCCATCGCAGTTGGAACATCTGGACCTGCTCGTCCTCCCGGAACTTGCTTTCACGG GTTGCAACTTCAAATCCCTGAACGAGATATCGCCATTCCTGGAGCTATCAGGCTTCGGCATCAGCTCGCTATGGGCCCGAACCACGGCCCTGAAGCACAACTGCCACGTCGTGGTCGGCTATCCCGAAAAGGTCGACGTGGAGCCCATCTGGCCGACGTCTCCAGAGTACTACAACTCGTGCATCATGGTGGACGGCGAGGGTGAAACGGTCGGGAACTACAGGAAGTCGTTCCTCGATGTGGACGAGAGGTGGGCGCTCGAGGGAAGAGATGGCTTCTTTGATGAAGAAGTTGATGGCCTTGGCGTGATTGCCATGGGCATTTGCAGCGATATCAA CCCCTACAAAATGGAGGCTCCTTGGGCCTCTTTTGAGTTTTCATACCATGCCCTCGACTCAGAAGCTCGGCTGGTGATTGTGACCATGTCTTGGCCCACGCAAGAGGACATTGGCCAATACAGCTGCCAGCCCTCTGAGCCAGAcatggccatggttgtatATTGGACCGAGCGCCTGGAGCCCCTGATACGCGCCGAGAATGACGAGGAGACCATAGTCGTGTTCTGCAACAGAACCGGCACAGAAGGTGATATGACCTACGCCGGATCGAGCGCTGTGCTCGGGATCAAGGACGGGGAGATTTCCATCTACGGAATTTTGGGTCGAGGTGTCAAGGAGCTCCTGGTTGTGGACACTGATGATCCGCCTCTGGCGAAGCTGGTCGACAGCGCAAAGTCGACAGCCTTTGAGACCACAGAGAGTACTCCCAGTCCTTTGGAACAGGACTTCGTTGCATTGGCGCCAGAACCTTTGAGGTTGACACGAACCAAATCGCCCGTGCCGTCTCAGGAGCCCCTGAAAGACAGCTCGAGCAACTTTCTCAAAGTTCCAAAATCATCATCAGACCCTAATCATGCTCCACAAAAGTCTTTGCCCGATCCAAAGTTGGACGCAAAGCCCGTTGTGGCGCCCCTGCATACGTCCTTTTCAAGTCACCAAACACCCGCCATGCCTCGTCCAAACTCACACAGCTCTCAGCAAAACTCCCCCGACACTACAAATGAAACACCACAGACGGCTAAACTCGAAGCCGCCCGACTGACCTCGCCGGTCGATCAGCGAGGACCGTCCATCGGCATGCGACGTTCAGCGGCTGCCCAGTGCCTCACCATCGACACGCACGTAGACACCATGTACAGGAAGGTCACCAAAGCCGAACCGGCCTCGGCACCCAGTCGCAGCCATCAGCCAGGCTCCGCCTTGTCGCCGGCTATCAGACTGCCCAAGAGCTCTGTGCTCATCTCACCTCCCCTCCCCAGCGATCTGTCCTCGATCAACAGCCCTCTTCTCGAGACGCCCACCGGTCCCAGCCCCTTGCCCGATGACCTGCGGCCCAAATGGGACTTTTCTGCCGACTCGTCGCAGTACCTTGCCGGCTTGAAGCCTCTGAGTCCTTCGAGATTCGGCCGCACGCATCCGACCACGACCGGCTTCCTGACGTCGCCTCGCACTCCAGAAACGCCGTATCCGGAGCTATTCGAAGGCACCCCTCAGGAGGACTACTCTGGGGTCTGGCGACGGAGAGGCAAGGATTCTAGCGCGTTGGAGGCGGCAACCGACGAGCGGCCTGGTACGAGGTCAAGGACTGGCTCGGACTCGTACCGCAAGATATCGAAAGCGCCACAACCATTCAAGACAAGAGACGGCGATAACGAATCTCGAAGGCCGACAGAAACGTTTGTAGGAGACATTAGGCACTCATCGTCAACTCCACGACGGTCCAAAGGAGGTGGACGTGCATCGCCTCGACAGGAGCTACTCAAATCATACAGGAATCGCGGCAGCGACTCGACCTGCATCCCGATCGCCGCAAGCCCGAGTGTGTTCCAGACCAGGTTTGAACCAGAGGACATCAGGATACCACCCAAGCCACAGCGCACAACACCCACCCCGATGAgccagaaagaaaaaggatcCATCTCGGTGCCGACAAGCCCGGGCGCCCAACTGCCTCACAGGGTCAGGTCTCCGCCTCAGCAGCGAGCACTGCGACCGGCGCCTTCACTACCCCAGCTCACCCAAAAACGCTCAAAGTCGCCCGCGAACCTCGAGCCGCCCCCAGACCTCCCCCGGCGCAGCAAAAGCCCCCAGGGACGATCGACTCCCAGCCACGCGACTAGACCCGATCACGGCGGCTCAGAAGTGCAGAAAAGAAATGGCGCCGAGCGGACCAGGAACCGCTCCTCTACGGCCTGCGCCGCGAGCGGCCCCACGATCCCACCGCAGGCAGCCGAAACCCCCGCCCAGCAGGCTAGCCAAATCACGCGGCCGCACACCAGCCAGGGGACCCGCGGGCGCGTCTCCCCCTTTCCCGTGCTGCCCCGGCATGCCCGACAGGCTTCGCAATCCGCGGCTGAGATGCCGAGCATGGAGCGGTCCTCGAGACGATCTCGGAGTCGCGGGGAGGCCTCCAGGACCACGCGCGGGAGGTCTTCCCCGCGTGCCTTTGGGGACGGGGCggcggacgacgacgagattGTCGTCACCATAAGCAAGGTCACCCGGGGCTGTCCCGCGCACTCCAGCGCCGCACGCGGCGACACGACCGGCGTCCATTTGGCTGCCGACGGACAGATGTACTCTATTGCGTTCTCCGAGGGGTTTCAGAGTCTTGCCGATGTTATTTTGCCGCGAGTAAGGGACGGCCGTGATGTGGTTGAGAAGAGGCGCAACTAA